The proteins below are encoded in one region of Aquisphaera giovannonii:
- a CDS encoding aldo/keto reductase: protein MTNPGLNPSRRDFLQTGAAAGLALGALPFGAGAAEDKGPTGIPMRPFGKTGEKVTLLGVGGFHAAVPEEPASLRMIQRAVDEGITFFDNAWDYMDGLAEERMGKALAEGNRRDKIFLMTKCCGRTAKDAQSNLEDSLRRLRTDHLDLWQFHEINYDNDPDWIFAAGGALEFALKAKEQGKVRHIGFTGHKHPEIHLKMLGKPYDWVSVQMPLNVMDGHYRSFQRQVLPVLNQRGIAAIGMKSLGGRGGIVKDAKVPVDEALRYVFSLPIATLVCGIDSENVLDQNLKIVRELQPMTREEMAAVEAKYLPIAGDGRHELFKSAQNFDGEVHRKQHGFQA from the coding sequence ATGACCAATCCCGGATTGAATCCGAGCCGACGAGATTTCCTCCAGACGGGCGCCGCGGCGGGCCTGGCGCTGGGTGCGTTGCCATTTGGGGCCGGGGCCGCCGAGGACAAGGGGCCCACGGGCATCCCGATGCGGCCCTTCGGCAAGACGGGGGAAAAGGTGACGCTGCTGGGCGTCGGCGGATTCCATGCCGCCGTGCCGGAGGAGCCGGCGAGCCTGCGGATGATCCAGCGAGCGGTGGACGAGGGCATCACGTTCTTCGACAACGCCTGGGACTACATGGACGGCCTCGCCGAGGAGCGCATGGGCAAGGCCCTCGCCGAGGGGAACCGGCGGGACAAGATCTTCCTCATGACCAAGTGCTGCGGCCGGACGGCGAAGGACGCGCAGTCGAACCTCGAAGACAGCCTCCGGCGGCTCCGCACGGACCACCTGGACCTCTGGCAGTTCCACGAGATCAACTATGACAACGACCCCGACTGGATCTTCGCGGCGGGAGGTGCCCTCGAGTTCGCCCTCAAGGCGAAGGAACAGGGCAAGGTGCGCCACATCGGCTTCACGGGGCACAAGCATCCCGAGATCCACCTGAAGATGCTCGGCAAGCCGTATGACTGGGTGAGCGTCCAGATGCCCCTGAACGTGATGGACGGGCACTATCGCAGCTTCCAGCGCCAGGTGCTGCCCGTCCTCAACCAGCGCGGGATCGCGGCCATCGGGATGAAGAGCCTCGGCGGTCGCGGCGGGATCGTCAAGGACGCGAAGGTGCCCGTGGATGAGGCGCTCCGATACGTCTTCTCGCTGCCGATCGCCACGCTCGTCTGCGGCATCGACTCCGAGAACGTGCTGGATCAGAATCTCAAGATCGTCCGCGAGCTCCAGCCCATGACGCGGGAGGAGATGGCGGCCGTCGAGGCCAAGTATCTGCCGATCGCGGGCGACGGCCGTCACGAGCTGTTCAAGTCCGCCCAGAATTTCGACGGCGAGGTGCACCGCAAGCAGCACGGGTTCCAGGCCTAA
- a CDS encoding 3-keto-disaccharide hydrolase has translation MMRGPLALAALLSMTLLADPPARAQQVSGFPRAEGWKPLFNGKDLDGWKFRNPDARKVWMACDDVRLDPADPARLLPVGRGGGPSSALLCGDDGRGSDILTVEDFDDYELHLEFTVPKGSNSGVYNRGLFEIQVFDSYGAPSLAFHDCGALYERAIPPENLSRPPGRWQSYDITMRGKRLSLVWNGKAVYKDMDVRYGETDRAAFERLIEESKGRPEPLRVKLREENGKYVGYFGEGATRSGLDGPDRPGPILLQGDHGPVAYRNLYIRRLPR, from the coding sequence ATGATGCGCGGCCCGCTTGCCCTCGCGGCCCTCCTGTCCATGACGCTGTTGGCCGATCCCCCCGCCCGGGCCCAGCAGGTGTCGGGATTCCCGCGTGCCGAGGGCTGGAAGCCCCTCTTCAATGGCAAGGACCTCGACGGCTGGAAGTTCCGCAATCCCGATGCCAGGAAGGTCTGGATGGCCTGCGACGACGTCCGCCTCGACCCCGCGGACCCGGCCCGCCTCCTCCCGGTGGGCCGCGGCGGCGGCCCGTCCTCCGCGCTCCTCTGCGGCGACGACGGGCGCGGATCGGACATCCTCACCGTGGAGGACTTCGACGATTACGAGCTCCACCTCGAGTTCACGGTGCCGAAGGGGAGCAACTCGGGCGTCTACAACCGCGGGCTCTTCGAGATCCAGGTCTTCGACAGCTACGGCGCGCCGAGTCTCGCTTTCCACGACTGCGGCGCCCTCTACGAGCGGGCCATCCCGCCCGAGAACCTCTCGAGGCCCCCGGGCCGGTGGCAGTCCTACGACATCACGATGAGGGGCAAGAGGCTCTCCCTCGTCTGGAATGGAAAGGCCGTCTACAAGGACATGGACGTCCGCTACGGCGAAACCGACCGCGCGGCGTTCGAGCGGCTCATCGAGGAGAGCAAGGGGCGGCCCGAGCCGCTCCGGGTGAAGCTGCGGGAGGAGAACGGCAAGTACGTCGGCTACTTCGGCGAAGGCGCGACGCGGTCCGGGCTGGACGGGCCGGACCGCCCGGGCCCGATACTCCTCCAGGGCGACCACGGCCCGGTCGCGTATCGCAACCTGTACATCCGCCGGCTTCCGAGATGA
- a CDS encoding BlaI/MecI/CopY family transcriptional regulator, translating into MAGRKALAITERQFEVLRVLWEHGPQTVRGLMEHLPRGDRQPYTTVLGLVQGMEKAGLVDHDKQGLTHLYRAAVTRQEATGSLLSDFLARFFRGSAEQLVLGLMDAEQLSAEELRAIEIRLMDKRGNDPRASS; encoded by the coding sequence ATGGCGGGTCGGAAGGCGCTGGCGATCACGGAGCGGCAATTCGAGGTCCTCCGGGTGCTCTGGGAGCACGGGCCGCAGACGGTGCGGGGGCTCATGGAGCACCTGCCGAGGGGCGACCGGCAGCCGTACACGACAGTGCTGGGACTCGTCCAGGGGATGGAGAAGGCCGGGCTCGTGGACCACGACAAGCAGGGGCTGACGCACCTCTACCGGGCGGCCGTCACGCGCCAGGAGGCAACCGGGAGCCTGCTCTCGGACTTCCTCGCGCGGTTCTTCCGCGGGTCGGCGGAGCAGCTCGTGCTGGGCCTTATGGACGCCGAGCAACTCTCCGCCGAGGAATTGCGCGCGATCGAGATTCGGCTGATGGACAAGCGGGGCAATGATCCGCGGGCGTCGAGCTGA
- the larA gene encoding nickel-dependent lactate racemase, which produces MKTIKVTLDYGRTGLDVEIPADRLVGPLTIREHPPLPDPDSAVAEALAHPTGSPPLADLARGRRDACILVCDITRPVPNRTILPPLLKTLHDAGIAREDVLILVATGLHRPSTPAEKVEMLGPDIAAAYRVEDHRGTLRDEHTYLGDTPRGIPAWIDTRYVRADLKIAVGLIEPHLMAGFSGGRKLICPGVASIETVKHWHGPELLEHPNADCGILDGNPVHEENTRIARMAGCDFIVNVTLDDQRRITSVVAGDMERAFLEGVAFVREIVRAPVARPVDIVVTSSAGYPLDTTFYQSVKGMTGCLPIVKQGGTIILAASMSEGVGSPELQSIFAENPTPEAFMSRILGKDYFVMDQWQVEELAKVLRKARVKVVTDGLPPETLARCYVESAPSVESALADALAEYGPAAKVAVIPRGPYVLPTLQGS; this is translated from the coding sequence ATGAAGACGATCAAGGTGACCCTCGATTATGGCCGGACCGGCCTGGACGTGGAGATCCCCGCGGACCGCCTCGTCGGCCCGCTCACCATCCGCGAGCACCCGCCGCTCCCCGACCCCGACTCCGCCGTGGCCGAGGCCCTCGCGCACCCAACGGGCTCGCCCCCCCTCGCCGACCTGGCACGCGGGAGGCGGGACGCCTGCATCCTCGTCTGCGACATCACGCGCCCCGTGCCGAATCGGACGATCCTCCCGCCCCTTCTGAAGACGCTCCACGACGCCGGGATTGCCCGCGAGGATGTCCTGATTCTCGTCGCCACCGGCCTTCACCGGCCCAGCACCCCCGCCGAGAAGGTCGAGATGCTCGGCCCGGACATCGCCGCGGCCTATCGGGTCGAGGACCATCGAGGAACTCTGCGGGACGAGCACACGTACCTGGGCGACACGCCGCGGGGGATCCCGGCTTGGATCGACACGCGGTACGTGCGGGCGGACCTGAAGATCGCCGTCGGCCTGATCGAGCCCCACCTGATGGCCGGCTTCTCGGGCGGCCGCAAGCTGATTTGCCCGGGAGTCGCGTCGATCGAGACCGTCAAGCACTGGCACGGCCCGGAGCTCCTGGAGCACCCGAACGCCGACTGCGGCATCCTCGACGGCAATCCGGTCCATGAGGAGAACACGCGCATCGCGCGGATGGCCGGCTGCGACTTCATCGTCAACGTGACCCTCGACGACCAGCGACGCATCACATCGGTCGTCGCCGGCGACATGGAGCGGGCCTTCCTGGAGGGCGTCGCCTTCGTCCGCGAGATCGTCCGCGCCCCGGTCGCCCGCCCGGTGGACATCGTCGTCACCAGCTCGGCCGGCTACCCGCTCGACACGACGTTCTACCAGTCCGTGAAGGGCATGACCGGCTGCCTACCCATCGTGAAGCAGGGCGGCACGATCATCCTCGCCGCCAGCATGTCCGAAGGTGTCGGCTCCCCCGAGCTCCAGTCGATCTTCGCGGAGAACCCCACGCCCGAAGCCTTCATGTCGCGGATCCTGGGCAAGGACTATTTCGTGATGGACCAGTGGCAGGTTGAGGAGCTCGCCAAGGTGCTCCGCAAAGCCCGCGTGAAGGTCGTCACCGACGGCCTCCCGCCCGAGACCCTCGCCCGCTGCTACGTCGAGAGCGCCCCGAGCGTCGAGTCCGCCCTGGCCGATGCGCTCGCCGAGTACGGGCCCGCGGCCAAGGTCGCCGTCATCCCGAGGGGGCCCTACGTCCTGCCGACGCTCCAAGGCTCCTGA
- a CDS encoding M56 family metallopeptidase, with product MTDQWVVPWLLLLGGWSLRWAFILAATAGWFAVRPPRRPNTCYRVCLAALGAGLLLPLTPQWGAGLLTSQASGIVPRLVSGRVSSSEATPPGGGPLPTASTPRSHASISTESRFDRTGNLTGMTAMGSMDPKRVAILAVGVLWAFPSLVMAIRLIGGWRMLARLRRDATELTGSSGLLGECRAALALERPVRLAAHPLVATPVILGGLRPLVLVPEDWAQWPDSRRRACLLHELCHLARLDDMVKLAQELIRIPFFFHPLVAWLLIRLDRERELICDEAAVAHGCDPVDYVRLLVELARRRSRLPRTSPGLRPGWLPFLDRRTVRARIERLLEGDARTPSPASSGRPIAPGALAVLVAVAVGGIRVSARPVPEPDPVEYLATAPGPLAADADEPARPKELRGIVVDSEDRPVEGATVVAGCADPGRSGHQVLATDAQGRFTWKVPERSEMVGVFAHKSGMSAATWLDWMGSPTARPEQRLKLGKSEPFEAVLLNGQGGPIVGAKLRIKMVAHSFASGNTVTTWYEHVAGRVVEGSVLEPLYAATTGPGGSLRFDGVAPGSGLAIHAIGPDGRTFLVRHGTEPAESARQGMARQGFVDSPPGSRTKLVAVPSARITGRVVSKLPRVGVAGLVITQGVCHFPERPPSPLQFADEVRTDAEGRFVLDGLDEGAVNVYVHGAGENETWTYRAAKEVRLTPGSTSEVKLELIRGVEVEGMVVEQGTGRPIDKVEVGVIGPHRPRSGSAVMSATTDGRGRYRYRQPAGETYLYVMGHPDGYDSLPDGRSTRTLVVPEGAPQFKAPSIELIPPARGTGQEEAAE from the coding sequence ATGACCGATCAATGGGTCGTCCCGTGGCTCCTGCTGCTCGGAGGCTGGTCGCTGCGCTGGGCTTTCATCCTGGCTGCAACCGCGGGCTGGTTCGCCGTGCGGCCACCTCGCCGGCCGAACACCTGTTATCGCGTCTGCCTGGCCGCACTCGGGGCGGGCCTGCTGCTCCCCCTCACGCCGCAGTGGGGAGCTGGCCTCCTCACGTCACAGGCATCCGGGATCGTGCCCCGGTTGGTCTCGGGACGCGTTTCGTCATCCGAGGCCACGCCCCCGGGGGGCGGTCCGCTTCCAACGGCCTCGACGCCTCGGTCCCACGCGTCAATAAGCACCGAGAGCCGATTCGATCGCACCGGCAATTTGACCGGAATGACCGCCATGGGATCGATGGATCCCAAGCGGGTCGCTATCCTCGCCGTCGGAGTCCTGTGGGCATTTCCGTCGCTCGTGATGGCGATCCGACTGATCGGCGGATGGAGGATGCTGGCACGGCTCAGGCGCGACGCGACCGAGTTGACCGGGTCGTCCGGACTCCTCGGCGAGTGCCGCGCCGCGCTCGCCCTGGAGCGGCCGGTCCGCCTCGCCGCACATCCCTTGGTCGCGACGCCGGTCATTCTCGGCGGATTGAGGCCGCTCGTCCTGGTGCCCGAGGACTGGGCGCAGTGGCCCGACTCGCGTCGGCGAGCCTGCCTGCTGCACGAGCTCTGCCATCTGGCTCGTCTCGACGACATGGTGAAGCTTGCCCAGGAGCTGATCCGCATCCCCTTCTTCTTCCACCCGCTCGTCGCATGGCTCCTGATTCGGCTCGATCGCGAACGCGAGCTCATCTGCGACGAAGCGGCCGTGGCCCACGGTTGCGATCCGGTCGATTACGTGCGTCTCCTCGTCGAGCTCGCCCGGCGCCGGTCCCGCCTGCCGCGAACGTCCCCGGGCCTCCGCCCGGGCTGGCTCCCTTTCCTCGATCGGCGCACGGTCCGGGCACGGATCGAGCGGCTCCTGGAGGGAGACGCGAGAACACCCTCGCCCGCCTCGTCGGGTCGGCCGATCGCCCCCGGGGCGCTGGCCGTCCTCGTCGCCGTGGCGGTCGGGGGCATTCGCGTGAGTGCGCGGCCCGTTCCGGAGCCAGACCCCGTGGAGTACCTAGCGACCGCGCCCGGGCCGCTCGCGGCGGACGCCGACGAGCCCGCACGGCCGAAGGAGCTTCGGGGGATCGTCGTGGATTCGGAGGATCGGCCGGTCGAGGGCGCGACGGTCGTGGCCGGGTGTGCCGACCCGGGTCGATCCGGCCACCAGGTGCTCGCGACTGACGCACAGGGGCGCTTCACATGGAAGGTGCCGGAGCGGAGCGAGATGGTCGGCGTCTTCGCCCACAAGTCCGGAATGTCCGCCGCCACGTGGCTCGACTGGATGGGCTCCCCGACCGCCAGGCCCGAGCAACGGTTGAAGCTCGGAAAGTCCGAGCCTTTCGAGGCGGTCCTCCTGAACGGACAGGGCGGTCCGATCGTCGGGGCGAAGCTCCGCATCAAGATGGTGGCCCACTCCTTCGCCTCCGGGAATACGGTGACGACCTGGTACGAGCACGTCGCCGGCAGGGTTGTCGAAGGCAGCGTCCTCGAGCCGCTGTACGCGGCGACGACCGGCCCTGGGGGCTCGTTGCGGTTCGACGGGGTCGCGCCGGGGTCCGGACTGGCGATCCATGCCATCGGCCCGGATGGACGCACGTTCCTGGTGAGGCACGGGACCGAGCCGGCCGAGTCCGCCCGCCAGGGCATGGCGCGGCAGGGATTCGTAGACTCTCCGCCAGGTTCCAGGACGAAGCTCGTCGCCGTTCCATCGGCTCGAATCACCGGGCGAGTCGTCTCGAAGTTGCCCCGTGTCGGGGTGGCCGGACTGGTAATCACTCAGGGCGTGTGCCACTTCCCGGAACGCCCCCCCTCGCCACTCCAATTCGCCGACGAGGTGCGGACCGACGCGGAGGGACGCTTCGTGCTCGATGGCCTGGACGAGGGAGCGGTGAACGTGTACGTCCACGGCGCAGGGGAGAACGAGACCTGGACCTATCGCGCGGCGAAGGAAGTCCGCCTGACTCCCGGATCGACGTCGGAGGTCAAGCTCGAGCTCATCCGAGGCGTCGAGGTGGAGGGCATGGTGGTCGAGCAGGGGACCGGCAGGCCGATCGACAAGGTCGAGGTCGGAGTCATCGGGCCCCACCGCCCCCGCTCGGGCTCGGCGGTGATGTCGGCGACCACGGATGGCCGGGGCCGGTATCGATATCGCCAGCCAGCCGGCGAGACGTATCTTTATGTAATGGGGCACCCAGACGGTTACGACTCGCTGCCCGACGGGAGGTCCACCCGCACCCTGGTCGTCCCCGAGGGGGCGCCGCAGTTCAAGGCCCCGTCGATCGAGCTGATCCCGCCCGCCCGGGGAACCGGTCAGGAGGAGGCGGCCGAATAG
- a CDS encoding AMP-binding protein: MGSSSSHDFDALHERSLRDSEGFWGEAASRVDWFSPWTRVLDDTRAPFSRWFPGATLNTCHNAVDRHVHAGRGDQPAIIHDSPVTGSVRVISYDELLGLTSRLAGALRALGVAKGDRVLIYMPMVPEAIAAMLACARLGAIHSVVFGGFAAPELATRINDAAPRVIVSASCGMEPSRVVRYKPMLDAAIEQSAHKPERCVILQREMERAALLPGRDIDWDDATSWAGPADPVPVLATDPLYILYTSGTTGRPKGVVRDNGGHAVALLWTMDHFYGARPGEVFWSASDIGWVVGHSYIVYAPLLQGCTTIVFEGKPVGTPDAGTFWRVVSQHRVPLLFTAPTALRAIKREDPEGKHIGRYDLSHFRALFLAGERADPDTVRWAAARLNVPVVDHWWQTETGWAIAGNPLATHLFPVKPGSATRAMPGYDLRVLGAGLKEVPRGQQGAIYAKLPLPPGALATLWKAEDECRRSYFNACEGHYRTGDAGFIDEDGYVHVMSRTDDVINVAGHRLSTGEMEGILAEHPDVAECAVVGMADPLKGQVPLGFLVLKAGVTRPPDTIVAEVVRMVRDRIGPVADFKRAVVVDRLPKTRSGKVLRGTMQKIADREDYNVPATIDDASALTEIAEVLEASLPDAGPEGAVLQRAGVPTKEL; this comes from the coding sequence ATGGGTAGCTCCTCGAGCCACGATTTCGATGCATTGCACGAGCGGTCGCTCCGGGATTCCGAGGGGTTCTGGGGCGAGGCCGCATCGCGGGTGGACTGGTTCTCTCCCTGGACGCGCGTGCTCGATGACACGAGGGCGCCGTTCTCCCGGTGGTTCCCCGGCGCCACCCTGAATACGTGCCACAACGCGGTGGACCGTCACGTCCACGCCGGCCGGGGCGACCAGCCGGCGATCATCCACGACAGCCCGGTGACGGGCTCGGTCCGCGTCATCTCCTACGACGAACTCCTGGGCCTGACCTCTCGTCTCGCCGGGGCCCTTCGCGCGCTCGGCGTCGCGAAGGGCGATCGGGTCCTGATCTACATGCCGATGGTCCCCGAGGCGATCGCGGCGATGCTCGCCTGCGCCAGGCTGGGTGCCATCCACTCGGTGGTCTTCGGCGGCTTCGCGGCGCCCGAGTTGGCCACGCGGATCAACGATGCGGCTCCCCGCGTGATCGTCTCGGCCTCCTGCGGCATGGAGCCGTCGCGCGTCGTGCGTTACAAGCCCATGCTCGACGCCGCCATCGAACAGTCCGCCCACAAGCCCGAGCGTTGCGTGATCCTCCAGAGGGAGATGGAGCGGGCTGCGCTTCTACCGGGTCGCGACATCGACTGGGACGATGCGACCTCGTGGGCAGGGCCCGCCGATCCGGTGCCGGTGCTCGCGACCGATCCGCTCTACATCCTCTACACGTCGGGCACGACCGGCCGGCCCAAGGGGGTCGTCCGCGACAACGGCGGCCATGCCGTGGCGCTTCTGTGGACGATGGATCATTTCTACGGGGCGAGGCCGGGCGAGGTCTTCTGGTCCGCGTCGGACATCGGCTGGGTAGTCGGGCACTCGTACATCGTCTACGCCCCGCTGCTCCAGGGCTGCACCACGATCGTCTTCGAGGGCAAGCCGGTCGGCACTCCGGACGCCGGGACGTTCTGGCGAGTCGTCTCGCAGCACCGGGTCCCGCTCCTTTTCACGGCGCCAACGGCACTCCGGGCGATCAAGCGGGAAGATCCCGAAGGGAAACACATCGGTCGATATGACCTCTCGCACTTCCGGGCCCTCTTCCTGGCCGGCGAGCGGGCCGATCCGGACACCGTCCGCTGGGCGGCGGCGCGGTTGAACGTGCCGGTCGTCGACCACTGGTGGCAGACCGAGACGGGATGGGCAATCGCCGGCAATCCGCTGGCGACGCACCTCTTCCCGGTCAAACCAGGATCCGCAACGAGGGCCATGCCGGGGTACGATCTGCGCGTCCTCGGCGCCGGGCTGAAGGAAGTGCCGAGGGGCCAGCAGGGTGCGATCTATGCGAAGCTTCCGCTTCCCCCGGGGGCGCTCGCCACGCTCTGGAAGGCAGAGGACGAGTGCCGCCGTTCCTACTTCAACGCATGCGAAGGGCACTATCGCACCGGGGACGCCGGCTTCATCGACGAGGACGGCTACGTCCACGTGATGTCCCGGACCGACGACGTGATCAACGTCGCCGGGCATCGGCTCTCGACGGGCGAGATGGAGGGCATCCTGGCGGAGCACCCCGACGTGGCCGAGTGCGCGGTCGTGGGGATGGCGGACCCGCTCAAGGGGCAGGTGCCGCTCGGCTTCCTGGTGCTCAAGGCGGGCGTGACGCGGCCGCCGGATACGATCGTCGCGGAGGTCGTGCGGATGGTCCGGGACCGGATCGGGCCGGTCGCCGACTTCAAGCGGGCCGTCGTCGTCGACCGGCTGCCGAAGACGCGTTCCGGCAAGGTCCTCCGCGGGACGATGCAGAAGATCGCCGACCGGGAGGACTACAATGTGCCGGCGACCATCGACGACGCGTCGGCACTGACGGAGATCGCCGAGGTCCTGGAGGCGTCGCTACCGGACGCCGGGCCTGAGGGGGCCGTTCTTCAGCGAGCCGGCGTGCCGACGAAGGAGCTGTAG
- a CDS encoding VanZ family protein — MTHRLRVGAAVLWTVVILILCWTPRIYLPAPEHEGSLVHLMHLDKIVHAGIFAVFAVLWLRTSSGRPRDYLLVLLAGAALALLTEAVQNHPFINREGELADGLTDVAGAIAGFPIYRFVEARYQRWSASNRRTADSRAFAVEDA, encoded by the coding sequence ATGACTCACCGGCTACGCGTCGGAGCCGCCGTGCTCTGGACCGTCGTGATATTGATCCTGTGCTGGACACCGCGCATCTACCTGCCCGCGCCCGAGCACGAAGGCTCTCTCGTGCATCTCATGCACCTGGACAAGATCGTTCATGCCGGGATCTTCGCCGTCTTCGCCGTCCTCTGGCTGCGAACGTCGTCCGGGCGTCCCCGAGACTATCTCCTCGTCCTGCTCGCCGGGGCGGCGCTGGCCTTGCTCACGGAGGCCGTGCAGAACCACCCCTTCATCAATCGCGAGGGCGAGCTGGCCGATGGCCTCACGGACGTCGCCGGCGCGATCGCCGGCTTCCCGATCTATCGCTTCGTCGAGGCCCGATATCAGCGCTGGAGCGCCTCAAATCGCCGTACGGCGGACTCGCGTGCCTTCGCCGTCGAGGACGCTTGA
- a CDS encoding RNA polymerase sigma factor — MVKAIGSDSAHDLANLTDEVLMSRYRDDGTEAVFNELVRRYERELYRYLARYIGDANLADDVFQNTFLQIHLKRGLFEDGRPFRPWLYSIATHQAIDSLRKVGRHPALSLDQQVQGSQAGSDAGSLLDLLVNEGVGPLGELEEQERQQWVRDSILRLPETLRQTLILAYHQDLKYREIADILKIPVGTVKSRLHAAISKLQEMASSAKRDGKD; from the coding sequence ATGGTTAAGGCCATCGGGTCCGATTCGGCACACGACCTCGCCAACCTGACGGACGAGGTCCTCATGAGCCGTTATCGGGACGACGGCACCGAAGCGGTCTTCAACGAGCTGGTCCGTCGCTACGAGCGGGAGCTCTACCGTTACCTCGCCCGGTACATCGGCGATGCGAACCTGGCGGACGACGTCTTCCAGAACACGTTCCTCCAGATCCACCTGAAGCGCGGGCTCTTCGAGGACGGCCGGCCGTTCCGGCCGTGGCTCTACTCGATCGCCACGCATCAGGCCATCGATTCGCTCCGGAAGGTCGGCAGGCACCCGGCACTCAGCCTGGACCAGCAAGTTCAGGGCTCTCAGGCGGGCTCCGACGCCGGATCGCTGCTCGACCTGCTCGTCAACGAAGGGGTCGGCCCCCTGGGCGAGCTGGAGGAGCAGGAGCGGCAGCAATGGGTCCGCGACAGCATCCTGAGGCTGCCCGAAACCCTCCGACAGACCTTGATCCTCGCCTACCACCAGGACTTGAAGTATCGCGAGATTGCGGACATCCTCAAGATCCCGGTGGGCACGGTGAAGTCGAGGCTCCACGCCGCGATCTCGAAGCTTCAGGAAATGGCAAGCTCCGCCAAGCGTGACGGGAAAGACTGA
- a CDS encoding S26 family signal peptidase, producing MTRQPKRSSTLAPAPAAAVRTSAAEAAKKRRDRRESVESVVVVVVAFLLWSFEAEGFVIPTGSMAPTLMGRHKDVTCPECGHVYTVNADSEVDSSGSGASTGVKIVRGTCENCRCPARVDGVPSVAGDRIYTMKKGLHLPLVPALGEVGPRRWEIAVFKVPEEPEVRYIKRQVGLPSEIVRLQQGDLWRRPLDESEPFARLRRPFAHQKAMQVLVYDDAHRARSLRDDPRWDRWASSSDGWSESSPGRFAVNAAAESWSELRYRNLVPEPRHWDAIADGEKPPAPRTSLVTDFCSYNTDLSPHWQSNPRLASRPWLQPHWVGDLTLSGRVKITQPTGTLRLALIKGGRLYHADVDLQSGRATLLRDDEPLGEAAATRLNEVGEHSFTLSNVDDRLTLEVDGNLPFGDGLPYDSGGADGLARPASADLEPARIAARGVPLEVAGLQLRRDVYYTLSPGDADLPGLESLAFQGPNALFDLLADPEAYGRLGQPGWHDYPIGPGRYMMLGDNSPWSRDGRAWGRKDQVDPEAPGLGWDESGRESWEVPESLIIGKAFWVYWPHLQPMWPAWQLGDYRFPVRPNFEQIRWIR from the coding sequence ATGACCAGGCAACCGAAACGAAGCAGCACGCTCGCCCCGGCGCCCGCCGCGGCGGTTCGAACGTCCGCCGCCGAGGCCGCGAAGAAGCGCCGGGATCGCCGCGAGTCGGTCGAGTCGGTGGTGGTCGTCGTGGTGGCCTTCCTCCTCTGGAGTTTCGAGGCCGAAGGGTTCGTGATCCCGACCGGATCGATGGCCCCGACCCTCATGGGCCGGCACAAGGACGTGACCTGCCCGGAATGCGGGCACGTCTACACCGTGAACGCCGACAGCGAGGTCGATTCCAGCGGCTCGGGCGCCAGCACGGGGGTGAAGATCGTCCGGGGGACGTGCGAGAACTGCCGGTGCCCCGCCCGCGTGGACGGCGTGCCGAGCGTCGCCGGGGACCGGATCTACACCATGAAGAAGGGCCTCCACCTGCCCCTCGTCCCGGCGCTGGGCGAGGTCGGGCCCCGCCGCTGGGAGATCGCCGTCTTCAAGGTCCCGGAGGAGCCGGAGGTCCGCTACATCAAGCGCCAGGTCGGCCTGCCATCGGAGATCGTCCGGCTCCAGCAGGGGGACCTCTGGAGGCGGCCGCTGGATGAATCCGAGCCGTTCGCCCGGCTGCGTCGCCCTTTCGCCCACCAGAAGGCGATGCAGGTCCTGGTCTACGACGACGCCCACCGCGCCCGCTCGCTGCGAGACGACCCGAGGTGGGACCGCTGGGCCTCGTCCTCCGACGGATGGTCCGAGTCGTCGCCGGGCCGTTTCGCCGTCAACGCGGCGGCGGAGTCCTGGTCCGAGCTCCGCTACCGGAACCTCGTCCCGGAGCCCCGCCACTGGGATGCCATCGCCGACGGCGAGAAGCCGCCGGCGCCGCGGACCTCGCTCGTCACCGATTTCTGCTCGTACAACACCGACCTGAGCCCCCACTGGCAGTCCAACCCGAGGCTCGCATCCCGCCCGTGGCTCCAGCCACACTGGGTCGGGGACCTGACCCTCTCGGGACGCGTGAAGATCACCCAGCCGACGGGCACGCTGCGCCTGGCCCTGATCAAAGGGGGCCGCCTCTATCATGCGGACGTGGACCTGCAGTCGGGCCGGGCGACGCTCCTCCGCGACGATGAGCCACTCGGCGAGGCCGCCGCCACGCGACTGAACGAGGTCGGGGAACATAGCTTCACATTGTCCAACGTGGACGACCGGCTGACCCTGGAAGTGGATGGGAATCTGCCCTTCGGGGACGGCCTGCCGTACGACTCGGGAGGCGCTGATGGCCTGGCCCGGCCGGCGAGTGCGGACCTCGAGCCGGCGCGGATCGCGGCGCGCGGCGTCCCGCTGGAGGTCGCCGGCCTCCAGCTACGCCGCGACGTCTACTACACCCTGAGCCCCGGGGATGCGGACCTCCCCGGGCTGGAGTCGCTGGCCTTCCAGGGGCCGAATGCCCTGTTCGACCTGCTCGCCGACCCGGAGGCGTACGGCAGGCTCGGCCAGCCCGGCTGGCACGATTACCCGATCGGCCCCGGGCGATACATGATGCTGGGGGACAACAGCCCCTGGAGCCGGGACGGCCGGGCCTGGGGGCGTAAGGACCAGGTCGACCCCGAGGCCCCCGGCCTCGGCTGGGACGAGTCCGGCCGCGAGAGCTGGGAGGTGCCCGAATCGCTCATCATCGGCAAGGCCTTCTGGGTCTACTGGCCCCACCTCCAGCCCATGTGGCCCGCCTGGCAGCTCGGCGACTACCGGTTCCCCGTCCGGCCGAACTTCGAACAGATTCGTTGGATACGCTGA